In Nissabacter sp. SGAir0207, the genomic stretch CGGCGCGGTCACCATCGGCAACATCGAGCGCTATATCAATGATAAGGCGATTGAGATGGGCTGGCGGCCCGATATGTCCCACGTCAAGCCGACCGGCAAGCGTGTGGCGATCATCGGTGCCGGGCCGGCCGGTCTGGCCTGTGCCGACGTGCTGGCGCGCAACGGCGTGAAAGCGGTGGTCTATGACCGTCACCCGGAGATTGGCGGCCTGCTGACCTTCGGCATCCCGGCCTTCAAGCTGGAGAAGTCGGTGATGACCACCCGCCGCGAAATCTTCACCGGCATGGGCATTGAGTTCCAGCTCAATACCGAAGTCGGCAAGGATGTCACGGTTGAGGCGCTGCTGGCAGAGTATGACGCGGTGTTCCTCGCGGTCGGCACCTACCAGTCGATGCGCGGTGGCTTGGAGAATGAGGACGCGGCTGGCGTGTATGACGCCCTGCCGTTCCTGATCGCCAACACCAAGCAGCTGATGGGCTATGAGGCCACCACTGAGGAGCCTTACATCAGCATGGAGGGCAAACGCGTGGTGGTGCTGGGCGGTGGCGATACGGCGATGGACTGCGTACGCACCTCCATCCGTCAGGGCGCGTCCCACGTTACCTGTGCCTACCGCCGTGACGAAGAGAACATGCCAGGCTCCCGCCGCGAGGTGAAAAACGCGCGTGAAGAGGGCGTGGAGTTCAAGTTCAACGTCCAGCCGCTGAGCGTGGTACTGGATGCGCAGGGCCGCGTGAGCGGCGTGAAGATGGTGCGCACCGAACTGGGCGCGCCGGATGCCGCTGGCCGCCGCCGTGCCGAACTGGTGCCCGGCTCCGAGTTCGTGATGAACGCGGACGCGGTGGTGATGGCGTTTGGTTTCCGTCCGCACAAAATGGAGTGGCTGGCCGCCCATGACGTGGAGCTGGACAATCAGGGCCGCATCATCGCGCCGGAAGGGGTGGAGAACGCCTTCCAGACCAGCAACCCGAAAATCTTCGCCGGTGGTGACGCGGTGCGCGGCTCCGACCTGGTGGTGACGGCGATTGCCGAGGGGCGCAAAGCCGCCGACGGCATCATGAACTATCTGGAAGTGTAAAACCGCCTGCGGTCAAACGAGGGGAGCCAGTGGCTCCCCTCTTTTTTTGCGCCCATAAAAAAAGCCCCGCCGGAGCGGGGCTTTCTGTGCGACGCGGTTATTTCACCACGCGCAGGGCCGGGCGGCCACCGCGTGGCGGCTGCGGCGGCTCATCGTCGGAAGGATCGCTCTCATCCGGGCGATCGCCATCGATAACGGACATCGTTGGCTCAGGCGTGGCGCTCTCCTCGGCGGAGGTCTCAAACATCCCCTCCTCATCCTCGTAGGCGGGTTCTGGCTCAAACATGGTGCCAGCGCCATTTTCACGGGCATAGATCGCGAGGACGGCGGCGATAGGCACATTCACCTGACGCGGCACGCCGCCAAAGCGGGCATTGAACCGGACATCGTCCGTGCCCAGCTCCAGATTCCCTACCGCGCGCGGGGCGATGTTCAGCACGATTTGGCCATCGCGGGCGAACTCCATCGGCACCATAACACCTGGGCGCGTGACATCCACCACCAGATGCGGGGTCAGCTGGTTGTCGAGCAACCAGTCATAGAACGCCCGCAGCAGGTAAGGACGACGCGGAGACATGTGCGACATCTCCATCTGAATCAACTCCGGGTATGCAAACGCATTTCGCGTTCAGCTTCGGTGAGTGAAGCCAGGAAGGCATCACGCTCAAAGACGCGGGTCATGTACCCTTTCAGCTCTTTGGAGCCGGCGCCAGTCAGCTCAATGCCCAGTTGCGGCAGACGCCACAGCAGCGGTGCCAGGTAGCAATCCACCAGACTGAACTCCTCGCTCATAAAGAACGGGGTCTGACCAAAGATCGGGGCAATCGCCAGCAGCTCTTCACGCAGCTGTTTACGGGCGGCGTCAGCTTCCTGGCCGCTGCTCTGTTCGATTTTGTCTTTCAGCGAATACCAGTTTTTCTCGATGCGCAGCATCATCAGGCGGCTCTCACCGCGCGCCACCGGGTAGACCGGCATCAATGGCGGATGTGGGAAGCGCTCATCGAGGTACTCCATAATGATTCGGGATTCATACAGCGTCAGCTCACGATCAACCAGCGTCGGGACGGATTGATAAGGATTGAGGTCAATAAGATCCTGCGGCAGATTTCCCATATCCACCTGCTCGATCTCGACACTGACACCCTTTTCCGCCAGTACGATACGTACTTGATGGCTGAAGATGTCGGTCGGGCCAGAGAACAGCGTCATTACCGAACGTTTGTTGGCAGCGA encodes the following:
- the sspA gene encoding stringent starvation protein SspA, whose amino-acid sequence is MAVAANKRSVMTLFSGPTDIFSHQVRIVLAEKGVSVEIEQVDMGNLPQDLIDLNPYQSVPTLVDRELTLYESRIIMEYLDERFPHPPLMPVYPVARGESRLMMLRIEKNWYSLKDKIEQSSGQEADAARKQLREELLAIAPIFGQTPFFMSEEFSLVDCYLAPLLWRLPQLGIELTGAGSKELKGYMTRVFERDAFLASLTEAEREMRLHTRS
- the sspB gene encoding ClpXP protease specificity-enhancing factor gives rise to the protein MEMSHMSPRRPYLLRAFYDWLLDNQLTPHLVVDVTRPGVMVPMEFARDGQIVLNIAPRAVGNLELGTDDVRFNARFGGVPRQVNVPIAAVLAIYARENGAGTMFEPEPAYEDEEGMFETSAEESATPEPTMSVIDGDRPDESDPSDDEPPQPPRGGRPALRVVK
- a CDS encoding glutamate synthase small subunit → MSQNVYQFIDLQRVDPPKKALKIRKIEFVEIYEPFSDSQAQAQADRCLSCGNPYCEWKCPVHNYIPNWLKLANEGRIMEAADLAHQTNSLPEVCGRVCPQDRLCEGFCTLNGEFGAVTIGNIERYINDKAIEMGWRPDMSHVKPTGKRVAIIGAGPAGLACADVLARNGVKAVVYDRHPEIGGLLTFGIPAFKLEKSVMTTRREIFTGMGIEFQLNTEVGKDVTVEALLAEYDAVFLAVGTYQSMRGGLENEDAAGVYDALPFLIANTKQLMGYEATTEEPYISMEGKRVVVLGGGDTAMDCVRTSIRQGASHVTCAYRRDEENMPGSRREVKNAREEGVEFKFNVQPLSVVLDAQGRVSGVKMVRTELGAPDAAGRRRAELVPGSEFVMNADAVVMAFGFRPHKMEWLAAHDVELDNQGRIIAPEGVENAFQTSNPKIFAGGDAVRGSDLVVTAIAEGRKAADGIMNYLEV